The proteins below come from a single Pseudochaenichthys georgianus chromosome 14, fPseGeo1.2, whole genome shotgun sequence genomic window:
- the LOC117458777 gene encoding LOW QUALITY PROTEIN: protein YIPF5-like (The sequence of the model RefSeq protein was modified relative to this genomic sequence to represent the inferred CDS: deleted 1 base in 1 codon), with protein MSGFDTFNTDFYQSSYSVDDQNQAAQGYNNAETPYKPYDGQYDYSQPMGYAPQGVMQPQQPYTGQIFQPTQTYTPSPSQSMYGSSFDDEPPLLEELGINFDHIWQKTLTVLNPMKVADGSIMNETDLAGPMVFCLAFGATLLLTGKIQFGYVYGISAIGCLGMYCLLNLMSMTGVSFGCVASVLGYCLLPMILLSTFGVLLSLQ; from the exons ATGTCGGGGTTTGACACTTTCAACACAGACTTTTATCAGtccagctacagtgtagatgaCCAAAACCAGGCAGCCCAGGGCTACAACAATGCTGAAACCCCAtacaa GCCATACGATGGTCAGTACGACTACTCCCAGCCCATGGGCTACGCTCCCCAGGGGGTGAtgcagccccagcagccttacACAGGACAAATCTTCCAGCCCACACAGACCTACACTCCGTCCCCGTCACAATCCATGTATGGAAGCAGCTTCGATGATGAGCCGCCACTGCTAGAAG AATTAGGTATCAACTTTGACCATATCTGGCAGAAGACTCTGACGGTCCTC AATCCAATGAAGGTGGCAGACGGCAGCATCATGAATGAGACAGACCTGGCTGGCCCGATGGTCTTCTGTTTGGCTTTCGGAGCTACTCTCCTTCTG ACGGGTAAGATCCAGTTTGGCTACGTGTACGGTATCAGTGCGATCGGCTGCCTCGGCATGTACTGCCTCCTGAACCTCATGAGTATGACGGGCGTCTCCTTCGGCTGTGTGGCCAGCGTGTTGGGCTACTGCCTCCTCCCCATGATCCTCCTCTCCACCTTTGGAGTCCTCCTCTCTTTACAGTGA